A single window of Nicotiana tomentosiformis chromosome 1, ASM39032v3, whole genome shotgun sequence DNA harbors:
- the LOC138906546 gene encoding uncharacterized protein yields MLQLLKDNLSKAQERMKFFVDNRRTDREFQVGDLVYLKLQPYRQTSIALRRNLKLSSKYYGPYKIFSRVGDVAYKLELPPTSRIHPVFHVSLLKKMVGDRVVVQTVLPITGDDGQFLVRPVVIIQRQLVKKNNVDAVKVLVQWSNLPLEDVTWEDYQYLQTKFPGFDSNP; encoded by the coding sequence ATGCTCCAATTGCTAAAGGATAATTTGAGCAAAGCTCAAGAAAGGATGAAGTTCTTTGTTGATAATAGAAGAACTGATAGGGAGTTTCAGGTGGGAGATTTGGTTTATTTGAAGCTTCAGCCCTATAGACAAACATCTATTGCACTGAGAAGAAATCTGAAGCTAAGTTCCAAGTACTATGGTCCTTATAAGATCTTTTCTAGAGTAGGTGATGTGGCATATAAGCTGGAATTACCTCCTACATCCAGaattcatccagttttccatgtgTCTTTGCTCAAGAAGATGGTTGGTGATCGAGTGGTGGTGCAAACTGTTCTTCCAATTACTGGGGATGATGGCCAGTTTTTGGTTCGACCAGTAGTTATTATTCAAAGGCAGTTGGTTAAGAAGAATAATGTAGATGCGGTTAAGGTTCTAGTCCAATGGTCCAACCTTCCTCTAGAAGATGTAACTTGGGAAGATTACCAATATTTGCAGACTAAATTTCCTGGTTTTGATTCTAATCCTTGA